In Bos indicus x Bos taurus breed Angus x Brahman F1 hybrid chromosome 23, Bos_hybrid_MaternalHap_v2.0, whole genome shotgun sequence, a single genomic region encodes these proteins:
- the MUC21 gene encoding mucin-21 — MQKRNICLKYCLLLHLLLLQHGITSSNTSTAVNNESSPASSEPDTATTGSNATSSETSIALNTASGTTHGGPSTATNAGSQGTSSGSSTTSSTESSVTSGVSSTTSDTGSSMTSEESSTTSDTGSSVTSGESSTTSDTGSSVTSGESSTTSDTGSSVTSGGASTTSDTGSSGTSGGASTTSDTGSSGTSGRTGTTSSTGSSGTSGGASTTSDSGSSGTSGRASTTSDTGSSTASSGTSTASKTGSSATTGGSDTSFPTGTHTTSNKSSTSAGTPVEDVKPSGSLKPWEIFLITLVSVVVVVGFFAGLFFCVRNSLSLRNVLDTAVYRPHGPNLGRGPGGNHGAHHRPGRSPARSWNRPISSVTMEMRESHSGF, encoded by the exons GCATAACCTCCAGTAATACTAGCACAGCTGTCAACAATGAATCCAGCCCAGCTTCCAGTGAACCCGATACAGCCACCACTGGATCCAATGCAACCTCCAGTGAGACTAGTATAGCCTTGAACACTGCATCCGGCACGACCCATGGTGGTCCTAGCACAGCCACTAATGCTGGATCCCAAGGGACCTCCAGTGGATCCAGCACCACCTCCAGTACTGAATCCAGCGTGACCTCTGGAGTGTCCAGCACAACCTCTGACACTGGATCTAGCATGACCTCTGAAGAGTCCAGCACAACCTCTGATACTGGATCCAGTGTGACCTCTGGAGAGTCCAGCACAACCTCTGACACTGGATCCAGTGTGACCTCTGGAGAGTCCAGCACAACCTCTGATACTGGATCCAGTGTGACCTCTGGAGGGGCCAGCACAACCTCTGATACTGGATCCAGTGGGACCTCTGGAGGGGCCAGCACAACCTCTGATACTGGATCCAGTGGGACCTCTGGAAGGACCGGCACAACCTCCAGTACTGGATCCAGTGGGACCTCTGGAGGGGCCAGCACAACCTCTGATTCTGGATCCAGTGGGACCTCTGGAAGGGCCAGCACAACTTCTGATACTGGGTCCAGCACAGCCTCCAGTGGGACCAGCACGGCCTCCAAAACTGGATCCAGTGCAACCACAGGAGGCTCTGATACATCTTTTCCAACTGGAACACACACAACTTCTAACAAAAGTAGCACAAGTGCTGGAACTCCAGTGGAGGATGTGAAGCCCAGTGGGTCCCTGAAGCCATGGGAAATCTTCCTCATCACTCTGGTCTCAGTTGTAGTGGTCGTGGGATTCTTTGCTGGGCTCTTCTTCTGCGTG AGAAACTCCCTGTCCCTGAGAAATGTCCTTGACACAGCTGTCTACCGCCCCCATGGCCCCAACCTCGGCCGGGGCCCTGGAGGGAATCACGGAGCCCATCACAGGCCTGGGCGGAGCCCTGCCAGGTCCTGGAACAGACCCATATCCTCAGTAACCATGGAGATGAGAGAAAGTCACAGTGGGTTCTGA